Within the Miscanthus floridulus cultivar M001 chromosome 2, ASM1932011v1, whole genome shotgun sequence genome, the region gtgcAGTTTCCTTTATATGtggatcatttgtaggggcggctggtgatagagccgcccctacaaatagcaataccgggggcggctggtgagtgagccatcCCCAACAAATCCgacacatttgtaggggcggctcgtatgaccagccgcccctactgtttcatttgtaggggcggctgatctctgggctcccgagcacgccactgtaggggcggctccatcatcagccgcctctattaaaaatttattccgttgctacaaaccgtttttttACGTAGTGAAACAGGAATCAACATTGCCCTCTTACCCCCTCCAACCGAAAAACGTCGCTCCCTTTTTGCATTTAGCAGTTGAGAGTTTCTTCGAAAAGAAAAGCTATCAGCCGGACACTGCAAAAAAAATTAGCCAAACGTTGATGGTATATAAACAATGTCAACCGGGAGAATCGGACAACGGTGAGAAACCAGTCCTCAAAGAGCCCCTCTTTGATCCATGGCCACTTAGTTCCCCTCAGTTGCAGCAAACTCAGCATTCGAGCGGAACCTAGGTGAATCTCAAGACGCAAATGAGATCATGTATTTTAAAGCTTGTTGTGGAGTGTGATGTGATGAATACCTCAGGGTGCGCCGACGTAGGAACCGAGTGGGCGCCCAGGGTTATTGGGCCTTGGGTCTGCCACTAGTTCCCCTATTTCCTCGGCCCTATCCACCCCCTTCAGCAATTCGCCTCTAGCGAGAGAAGGGTTGGATCTCATAACTCTGTATATTACATCGACGACGTCACGCCCTGGCAGCCCTGTGGACTGCACCGCTCCGCACATCGGTGGTCTCGCACCCCCACCTCGACGGTGCTGCTTTGCCCTAGCGCCAGTCTGCTCGAAGCTTCCTCTGGCGCCACCGGCCCTGCGGCCCCGCCTCGACTCTCGACGGCGTTGCTCTGCCTTGGTCCCGACGCCGACGCTCCGGGCTCTAGCCCACCGATGCCTCCGCCCTAGCCCCACTCGTCGTCCGCTCTGTTGTTGCTGACGTGCACAGAGAAGGGGCAATTTCGCCCAGGCCTGCGAGCACGAAGGAGGAGCAAGGTGAAGCTCGTTTTTTTCGGCTCCTTCAAATGCTTGCCGCTATAGAGAGAGCGAAATCCGGCGCTTCTAGGAGGGAGTAGTCTGGCTGGCATCGTCTAAAAATAGCGAAAATAGCTTCAGGGGCCGTTCGAGAATCggtaccaaacatgcccttaatttTATAAGTGGTCTAGGGTACGTAGCTTGTTGCATGCAAAGCACAGTAGATCAACTATTGCGAAAAAATGGGGTACGTGGAGTACAATTGTACAAATGCCATGTGAATGAAGGAGATCAAATGATGCCGAGATTGTAGTTCTTCACTCCAATGTAAACGTTATCGATGCATTTCTCCCGCCAACTATTGTGTACATACTCCTGTGATACAACGTCACACTAGCTTTACAGTTTACACACACCGAAAAAAAATGAAATGGTTTGTGACAACATGGCTAGCGAGCTGTTGTGCTAGTTGTACGGGTGGATGACTTGCTATGTGCCCAGTGGCGGAGTATGTGCCTATGTCAGTGTCACTACTATTTGTAGAAGAGGAGTGTGTAGAAGAGCTGGTTCCAGGTGTCCGGGAGGCCGGGGAGGCACCAGTGGCTGCAGTCGACGGAGCCGGCGCCGGGGTTGGCACGCTGCGCCGGCGAGAAGTCGCCGCTGTACACCGATGGGTGCGCGTCCTTCCGCATCGCCGACAGCGCCGTGATGTCGAGGAGACGCACGGGGCTCTTCATGCCCCGCAGCACGGCCTGGATCACCTGGTCCTGGCCCGAGGCCTGGCCGGTCGAGTTGAGCCCAGTCACCGGTGCCGTCTCGCCGTAGCAGTTCTTGGATACCGGGTTGGGCCATTCCTTCGAGCTGATAGAGATCACAGCACAAAAAGGCCGAACCGAAAAAACAATGAATGAACTGAATGATAAAAAAAAACACGACACGTGCATGTACATGCATATGCGCGTCTGGACAGGACGCCGCTAGCGTGGCAGTGCACAGAAAGGGATGGCTCGTGGAGTCACGGACTCACGGGAGAGAATAATAGCTGTAGTGCGTGGGCGACATGGACTGGAAGAAGACACGGGTCTTGGCTTGATCGAGGTTGAGGTCCACCCAGTTGGCCCAGGTGGTGAGGCCGCGCTGGAATGCCACTGTGCGGTCCATGTCCTCGTTGTATCGGCCAGACTCGCCCATGTAGTCCCACCTGCATCCATCCACCGCGCACATTTTCAGAGCAAATTCTACAAAACTGGAGGGATTATCACGAATAGATTTGCGCAGTGCGTGCCCCTGCATCGAGCCGGTGTGCGTCCACCAGTGGCCGGAGTTGAAGGAGAGCACGTCGGCGTCGCGCCACGCCTCGGCGTTCTCGGAGATGTCGTCCAGCATCAGCACCCGCTTCCCCTGGACCACGTCGATGTCCACCAGGTACGGCGCGCGGTAGAAGGATACCGTCACCTGGTACTCCTGATGCTCCAACAACGTATTTATATTAGATTTGGCCTAATTAATCTCTTCGGCCAAGCTCTGAATTATCATGCACGCCGCATGGTACATGTACATAACATACCAGGAACTTGTAGGTGTACAGAGGGTCCGCGGAGACGAGCTGCGCCGGCGACTGCGGCGCGGCGGCGTGCAGCAGGCAGACGAGCGACTCCCACTGGTTGCGGCCCAGCGAGTCGCCCACGAACATCACCGTCTTCCCCTTCATCCGCGTCAAGAAGTCCGCTCCATCGAACCTGATATATGTATACAATACAAGTAATCAGTCTATCACGCACGCATGCAGGCGCGTGTCTGTCGCCGTGGGTTCATGAGGCATGGTTGGCGCTCACTGCCACGCACGTACCTCGGTAGCTCGCAGCCGGCCGGCTTCCAGACGTACCGGAGGTAGTCGGAGTCCGGGCGGCCGTAGAGCTGGCAATTGAACTCTGCGTCGATGAGCGGGCAGTTGTACCCGGTGTACGCCGCCGAtgagccgccgccgtcgtcgagggCCCAGCTGCCACTGAAGACGTCGCAGCCGGCGGCCAGCCCGGGCGCGGCGTCTTGCCGGTGGCGCCGCGCCAGCCCGACGGAGAGCGCCGAGGCTGCCGGAAGAGAGAAGCAGGCGTGGAGCAGGAGCACGGAGGAAGACAACGCAACGGCGGCGAGGGCAGCACTCTTCCTGCAGGACGGCAGCATCGTGGCAAAGAAAAGAGAGAACGGAGGCAAAGCCGCCTTTCTGAATGGCCCCTTTATGCTGCTGCTCAATTAATCGTACGTGTAATCACGAGTCCAGCTGCGAGTAACCCGTCGCCTCTGCGAGTAATCTATCTAGCTGCGCTGCTAATTGTCAGGAGTTCAATTGAAGAGGAGGTGTGCATTTGAGGGTAAGAATTGCCGCTAGCTAGACCGACTGGAGTTCACGTGAGCGTGTTCGAGATCATATCACCTTTGGAGTTTGCGCAACTCGTATGGAATCCGTGGATTCCTTTGGTCGATCGGTTTGCCCTTTGGCGAACGTCGTTGTAGAACATTCCAATTCCtcatgtgccattaaaaaagatcgtaatgcCCTGTGTGTCTCTAAAAAAgctcagcggtcttcagcgtcactaCTCCAATTTTTTCGTGTCTTCCATACCATTtctgtcagtttgggctctaacgccgtcaaactgcatgtgtgaaaagacgaaaacacccttaagtctaaatatattattaatttttttgagcatcttaacgacttcaaatgaaaaaactcaaaactagaaagttgtagatctcgtcaagatctataattttcatataaaaattattttcatttaattccgtaaaaaaattaatatgatttttctaagatatataaatcatatcaaatcatttttttgcggaattaaataaaaataatttttatatgaaaattatagatcacgacgagatctacaactttctagttttgagttttttcatttgaagtcgttaagatgctcaaaaaaattaataacatatttagacttaaggataTTTTCGTCtattcacacctgcagtttgacggcgttagagcccaaactgacggaagtggcatgaaggacacgaaaaagttagaGTAGTGACGCTGAAAACCGCTGAACTTTTCCAGAGGCATACAgtgcattgcgatcttttttaatggcacacagagAATTCCCCCGATTTGAAGCCATGGAATTCGTGCTTTCTTGGAAATGGAATATACTTACTGTGTAACCAGTGGCTGCATATCTCGTTTTTAAAGTCATTTTTTtaaagtttgatcaaaatttggTTTGAGATAAAATTAGCATTGCAAAGTGATTGAAATTTGTGTATAGGTAATGCATATGTGTTTGCTTATATATGTTGTGATATTATGGCGACTCTATACACTCATGGTAGTGTAGTGAATTTGCTATTGTTGCATGTTATGCTCGTGGGAGGTATTATGCGATTGTGCTTGGACATGGTTTGCCCTTTGTGAATAAGATACGCAGATCGGAAGGAGATCAGctcgccaaagccaccggagaATCCCCGCCGCCAAGCACTGCCACAGGCACGAAGAGATGCGCCGCCGCCACACGCCACCGAATGACCGAAACACCAAGTAGAAGAACCGCCAATGCCGTGCACCGCAAAAGTGCCGCCATATTCCACTTGTTTAACACCACCAACTGGATAACCCACGCCAAAGGATCGCCGCCTCAGACGCCACCTGGAACCGCTGGCGAGATCAGACAGGCGACATGAGCAGTTCACAGAGATTGGAATCAGACTGATCTCAGATACGGAGGCGGGGTCTTACGAGTCTCAGGCTAAGAAAATTGCAGCTCGTTTATACAGCTTAAGTCTAATACAGGAGTACTACTATGAAAGGGTGTACTGTACATCCCGGCTTTCTCCTACTCCTTGCTGTGTGCTTGTTGGAGCAGCTCTGTTGCCGTGACAGGATTGGATAAGAATTTCTCTCATCACCCTCACCAACTCACCAGAAACAGACCACTAACCATTTTTACTCCCTCTTAACCTCTTTGTGACTTAACGAGCCTGAGGGCCCCTGATCGATCACATGTGCAGGATCAGCAACAGGCTCAGGCTGAGCTCCATGCGAATGTCTAGTCAAACAAAAGGAACTGCATACAGTTTGCAGCCAATGAACAGTATGGCGACAGAACTGATAATACTACAGATCAGGGTAAAACCATCACCAGAAATTGCTCCAACATAGTCTCATTTTCCTTGTAGCTGGACAGTATGTTAACAGCTCGATAGTCCTTAATTTACACCATGGAGAATACACAATCACTCGCTTCCGTAACCAGGTCAGGTTAATTTCAACTCGCACTCAACGCCAAGGCGATGGCTGAAAGCTTACTGCATGAAAGTTTAGCATCCTTCATCCAAAGCTCTAGTGGACCCACCCTTGGTTATTATTTGGTCGAGACTCTAAGCCAGACATTCCTTGGGCGAGCGCCCTTTTTTACCCGCTCATAGCATTTTCCTGAGAACTTGTATTTCAATCCTGAAGCTGTGTTAGGCTGCAAAATGTAGGGAGCATTATCATAAGCAACACAAGCAGCTACCCAAGAAATAATCAGGAAGTTACTCAGAGCATATACGTACTGTTATATTCGAAGTGCAATTCTGGTTGCACTGATCTGCACCAGCACTAGAAATGGAGCACAATCAGTACCAAGTAAAGAAAAAATATGTTAAAGATTGTAGTAAATAATTATTCTTAATTAAGTTACTAAAGAAATCACTAATTGTTACTCCCTCGATTCCAACTTGTAAGTCATTAtaccttttctagatacatagcttttactatgttcCTAGATAAACATTATGTCCAGATACATAGTCaaacttatgtatctagaaaagacaGAACGACTtgcaatttggaacggagagagtataaACAAGATGCTGGCTCACCAAGTGAATATAGATAGTAAACCAGATTGCCAACTAGGAGAATGTAATGTCTTACAGAATATAACTGCAGGTTATGTTTCGGTCAATAATAACTGGTTATTTGTCTATTAGTATCAAATCTACATAGCATTTGCAAATTCTACAATGTTATCTCTTTGAGTTCAGTCAAGCAAGAACAAACGGAATTCTTATAAGCCAACCCCATCTGACCTCAATAGAAGAAACCCTACCTGACATATGGTTGTTCATGAATGTCCATTGTTAAACCAACTTGAGGATCTGGCGTGCAAGTTGGAGCATCAATGAAACAAATACCCTCTTCACCTTTGTTTTCCTGACTAACCAGTACCAGCTCTGGCCCCACTGTCAGACCAACTTGAGGGTCTGGCATACTAGTCAGAGGATCAATTGAAGAAATACCCTCTTTGCTGCTGTTATTCTCAATTTCCATTACTAGCTCAGGCTCCACAGTCAAATCAACCTGATGGTCTGGCTCCACTGTCAATGGAACAAATACCTTCTTCACCACCATGTTCTCTGCCAACCCCATTCTCTCAGAATTGGACATTGATGGAACACTTTTATCTTGTGAAATGTTGTGTGCAACATTTAAAATCTTCTGACACATGGTGGTTCCCTGGAAACTGAGAATGCTATTCCCTGCCAACTCAAGCCTATCAGAATTTGACATAACTGTGAAACCAAATGAGCATGTCCATGTTTCCAAAAGTTCAGGAACTGCCGGTAATAGAAGTCTTTCCACCCCCAAGTCTAAAAGCAACTggtaagaagaaaaaaaaagaaagtgaATTATTCAGCAAACACCATGGAAATGGCAGGAGTATTTGAGGAATCAAATGGAAATGTTTTTGTTACATTTTTTTTCGAAACAAGCTTTTGTtacaatatttaaactaaaatacTGTTGCATATGATTTTAAAATATATCAAGTACAAACCTTTTCCAGTTCATTAATTAGAAGTCGGCACATTCCTTGGCGACGGTATGGAGAACTTGTACCGATGAGAGGCAGCTCGGCAAACTTCTGGCCGCAAATCCTAATCAGGAAAGGAAATAACTAGACATGGATCAAAATGCTTAATGAAAGGTTCAATTACTATGGAAAACCATTGTGAAGGTTATACTACCTAAAAGTGCCGACAGATACTAGTTCACCACCTTTCTGGAGAAGTATTGTGTAGAATCCCCTAAAATTTAGTCGTCTGAGTTCTGATCTGTGAAGCATATACAGAAGTTACTCAGCAGTCTACACTAGATCAATAAATAATGGCCAAAGAAACATCAAACATTTATAAATTTATAATATGAATATAGATGTAACCAAACAACAGGTATTTCAACAAATTTCCAGAATGTGGAAGATGAAAAGGGGACAGAAAAATAAGAGAACAAATTTGCTGATGAGCATTGCAAAACTACAGTTAGTGTACCTCTATTTAAGCAATTCAGTATAAAACATCTAAACTTTAATAAAAATGGTCTATGTTTCGACTATTTGTAATACAAATAAAGCATCAACTATTCTAGAATATTCAGAGTCTATCTCATGAGAGTAATTAGTGCAAGAATCATTGAAAGTGAAATAAAACCAGATGCATGGAAATTTTCCAGAAGCACTTACTCTCTATTGAAGACAATATCCTCAGAAATATCACTCTGTGTGCGAGGCTCGATAATAGTAACAAAGCATTCATGAAGAATATCAACTGCAACGCACAACTTGCCATAATGGTCTGCCATTATCTCATCATCATAATCACCGTGGTCACTGCCGTTCCCTCTACAAAATTTCAAGATAGTACAAGATACGCTTTCGATTGGAGTTGGAACTGATTTCCCCATGAGTTCTTGCAAATGTTGAAATACCTGCACAATAGAATGGGACACCAGAATCAATCATTCGGTGTCTGAAAGACATCATAATAAGAAGAATGAGTTCAAATTATATTCTAAAGTCATTTCAGGTAAAAAGTTAGCATTTTTTATCAAGTAATACCGTACATTTGCGCATCCCCTGCTGCAAAACCAACAACCTTCTGGTCGGCAGATAAGCTGATGGTCACTATTTCTAGTGCAACCGACATGATCTACCAAAAGAAAGTGAACAAGAAATCAGCAATCACAAAATGAAAATCTGGAACATTTTATACATAAATGTTGAAATAAGCATACATTCCCGTTCACACTGATCACAGTACACTATGGTCTTCTCAGTGAATTGGCTGGTATCAGGATCATAATCACTCAAGTTACAAATACTGCATCTGCAGGATGGGCAATACCAGTTTCCTTCCGGAATGGCCTACAAAAGCAGAATGCAACTGAAATATCTTTcttaaagcaagtgcaaataggaAGAACTTGTGGAGAAATAAGAACTGAAGAAACACAGCAATGATATGATGCACATGCTCTTCATCATACTCAAAAAAGAGAAGGGATCATAAGTTCTGGATTGGCACTTGAGCAAGAATATATTCATCAAAAACCAACAACCATATAACTAAAGCCAATGGAAGGCTAAAACTG harbors:
- the LOC136540841 gene encoding protein PMR5-like encodes the protein MLPSCRKSAALAAVALSSSVLLLHACFSLPAASALSVGLARRHRQDAAPGLAAGCDVFSGSWALDDGGGSSAAYTGYNCPLIDAEFNCQLYGRPDSDYLRYVWKPAGCELPRFDGADFLTRMKGKTVMFVGDSLGRNQWESLVCLLHAAAPQSPAQLVSADPLYTYKFLEYQVTVSFYRAPYLVDIDVVQGKRVLMLDDISENAEAWRDADVLSFNSGHWWTHTGSMQGWDYMGESGRYNEDMDRTVAFQRGLTTWANWVDLNLDQAKTRVFFQSMSPTHYSYYSLPSKEWPNPVSKNCYGETAPVTGLNSTGQASGQDQVIQAVLRGMKSPVRLLDITALSAMRKDAHPSVYSGDFSPAQRANPGAGSVDCSHWCLPGLPDTWNQLFYTLLFYK